One region of Streptomyces rishiriensis genomic DNA includes:
- a CDS encoding DUF5819 family protein: MAAPPGLPRGARALKAGLYTAVALCLAASFVHVFLVFLHVAPANTVSKRYSPLINAWVYPFFEQNWRLFAPDPESVNRQILARTAHTGSDGSVRVSPWFDLTAVDRSAVVHDPLPSHTAQNMLRRAWAGYVDSHGADDRARTERALMMQKYLGNIAADRVAAREDGAFDFIQLRVVTRPIPAPGPAAGNRPATPVENRLLPWWKVTRHGK; this comes from the coding sequence CTGGCCGCGCCCCCCGGGCTGCCGAGAGGCGCCCGCGCACTGAAAGCAGGGCTGTACACCGCCGTGGCTCTGTGCTTGGCGGCGAGTTTCGTCCACGTATTCCTGGTTTTCCTTCACGTGGCACCGGCCAACACCGTCTCCAAGAGATACAGCCCGCTGATCAATGCATGGGTGTACCCCTTCTTCGAACAGAATTGGCGGCTTTTCGCTCCGGACCCCGAATCCGTCAACCGGCAGATTCTGGCGAGAACCGCGCACACCGGTTCCGACGGATCGGTTCGGGTGAGTCCCTGGTTCGACCTGACCGCGGTGGACCGCTCCGCCGTCGTGCACGATCCGCTCCCGAGCCACACGGCACAGAACATGTTGCGCCGCGCCTGGGCCGGCTACGTCGACTCGCACGGAGCGGACGACAGGGCGCGTACCGAACGCGCCCTGATGATGCAGAAGTACCTGGGCAACATCGCCGCGGACCGTGTCGCCGCCCGCGAGGACGGCGCCTTCGACTTCATTCAGCTCCGCGTCGTCACACGGCCCATCCCCGCGCCCGGCCCCGCCGCCGGCAACCGCCCGGCGACGCCGGTCGAGAACCGGCTGCTGCCCTGGTGGAAGGTGACCCGCCATGGAAAGTGA
- a CDS encoding HTTM domain-containing protein: MESDAQRSASVGAGRWLADRITAGWDFLTGRPVSLYAASVLRIGYGLLYLIFLLREFPHRDEIWGPGSAWTPALAQQLFEQTGWFSVLTLSDSRAYFELCYVLALVTAALFMLGWRTRALSVLFAVVVTSFHSRAIFMTDGGDNLVLLMSLYLVLTACGRRWSLDARANRLKAVRASSGSEPAGNPFARQLRDARTALITVVHNCGMFVIAVQVCVLYGSAGLYKVQGASWGGGTALHYVLNLELFQPWPAISHFVDEYPLVVAVAGYLTVLLQVAFPFVLFGRLKYPVLAMLLGLHIGIAALMGLPLFSGAMIVADAVFLPDRFYTFLPHLCRRVVQRTDSSGSVPGPAAGPGTVPAQGGPGVLGSKHRVVLPAGRKDATLPEPASTTQVPPKSS, from the coding sequence ATGGAAAGTGACGCACAGAGGTCCGCGTCCGTCGGCGCCGGCCGGTGGCTCGCCGACCGGATCACCGCCGGGTGGGACTTCCTGACCGGCCGCCCGGTCTCCTTGTACGCGGCGTCGGTGCTGCGTATCGGCTACGGACTGCTCTACCTGATCTTCCTGCTGCGCGAGTTCCCGCACCGTGACGAGATCTGGGGTCCGGGTTCCGCGTGGACGCCCGCCCTGGCACAGCAGCTCTTCGAGCAGACGGGCTGGTTCAGCGTTCTGACCCTGTCCGACAGCCGTGCCTACTTCGAGCTCTGCTACGTGCTGGCGCTGGTCACGGCCGCACTGTTCATGCTGGGCTGGCGAACCCGTGCCCTGTCGGTCCTCTTCGCCGTTGTGGTGACCTCGTTCCACAGCCGGGCGATCTTCATGACGGACGGCGGCGACAACCTGGTCCTCCTGATGTCCCTCTACCTCGTCCTCACCGCGTGCGGCCGACGCTGGTCCCTGGACGCACGCGCAAACAGGCTGAAGGCGGTCCGTGCGAGCAGCGGGTCGGAACCGGCCGGGAATCCCTTCGCGCGGCAACTTCGCGACGCCCGAACCGCTTTGATCACGGTGGTGCACAACTGCGGCATGTTCGTGATCGCGGTGCAGGTCTGCGTTCTCTACGGTTCAGCCGGCCTGTACAAGGTCCAGGGAGCTTCCTGGGGCGGCGGCACCGCGCTCCACTACGTCCTGAACCTCGAACTGTTCCAGCCCTGGCCCGCCATCTCCCACTTCGTAGACGAGTACCCGCTCGTGGTCGCCGTCGCCGGCTACCTGACCGTGCTCCTGCAAGTGGCCTTCCCGTTCGTCCTCTTCGGCAGGCTCAAGTACCCCGTACTGGCCATGCTGCTGGGCTTGCACATCGGCATCGCCGCACTCATGGGGCTGCCTCTCTTCTCCGGCGCGATGATCGTCGCGGACGCCGTGTTCCTTCCCGACCGCTTCTACACCTTTCTGCCTCATCTCTGCCGACGCGTGGTGCAGCGGACGGACAGCAGCGGGTCGGTACCCGGGCCAGCAGCAGGACCCGGGACCGTGCCCGCGCAAGGCGGGCCCGGCGTACTCGGCTCGAAGCATCGAGTCGTACTCCCCGCAGGGCGGAAGGACGCCACGCTCCCCGAGCCCGCGTCCACCACCCAGGTGCCCCCGAAAAGCAGTTGA